AGAATTACATATTCTTTTGTACAGATAAGGACAAAAATAGGGGATTCATTGGAGCAGTGCAtggatttattttatattaattaccaAGAACAGCAAACAACTTGGCTGGCTGGCCACTTCACAAGCAACACCATCATCATCAAGCAATGGAAATTAGTCTCATGTCTCTTACCTGCTTCCCAGTCTGAATTAGAAGACATCCTATAGGAACTTTCACCTCAATCTTTTGCCCATTCCTTAGCCAGATGTTTAGACCAGGGAACCTGCTTCTGCCGTGAATAGTTAGAAAGTTAAGGTCATAGTGGTAGCCTGCAAAAACAGTGCCCTCCTGCCCATAACGTTTGAGGTCACTCCCTGTGGGAGCTAGAAGATGTGGCCCCTGGATTTGGAAGGATAAAGGATTTCTTGTCACGAGCAATGATAGATAAATGATAAGTTTCCTAATGCAAAATGGAAAACAACAAGCAATGTACAATGACTCCATTGCGAATAAAGAATATAAAGCCTGGCGTAGAGAGATAGAACTTGAGTGGCACTGATATGCTTATGTCACCATGAAAAGGTAGGGGTATATAGGTcttaatataaaaagaaaaaaacaagagATGCAATGGGCAAGCCTGCATGCCAACAAAGCTTTAAATAGACCATTCAATCTTCATTTCTCTTTATTATTCCACATTATCACAAGAATGAACCGCAGTAAATTGAAGGCAAAATCAATGCGGTACTAAAAAGATTGAATATGAAACTGGTTAAAATTACATACCTGTTTCATAAGGGAAGTAAATGCATCTTTAGGCAACCCAAATCCAATTGCTGCCATTTCAGCAACAGCCTACACAAGAATAGAGATATCACAAACTAAGTTTAGCCTTTACATAGGATGGATCATATAAAGGCAAGCAAACCAAATAAAGAACTCACCTCTATTGCTGATATCATTTTGTACCCCCATGAGTCCATGGTCTCTTTCCATTCAGGGAAACCTTCAGGTATGACAGGTTCTGAATTAAGTTCCTGCAAGGGAAGTAAGGAGAAGATAATGAAAATAGTAAACCTTTATATATTAACATTTTTGTGAGAGGATAGAATAGCAGAGAGGAGAATGAAAATACCTGAAAGCGGGTCTTCGAAGGGCGAGGGCCCACTCTCCACATATATCGCCACTTGGGATCAGGGCCCTTGGGAATTAATGGTTGGTGTTCTTTGGGCATTGCCCTTAACATCTCTTGCATTTCTTCATCAACCAAGCTTCTTGGCACTTCCACTCCCTCTGGTGTTACTCCAACCTGTAATCTCCATTtgcataaaaaaaatttaaatcaagtTGTTATGCAGTTTTAACTCCAATATAAATGAATAGTCAGGTAAAAACTAAGAATTTTTCCCCATCTGAAATACAATCAAGCCCTTTAGTTAGGTGAAGATTTTAgcaccttttctttcttttcaacaAAGCAAAAGAACCTAATTGAGCCAATTTGTATAATTTTGCTATTTTACATGACAGCACCCAATAAGGCACGAAGAAGCATTTTAATCGCTTGAAACTATGTTTGTAACTTGAGTTGAAATTGGATTCATTTGCTATAAATGTAGTTAAGATTCAATGATTATATATTTGAAAAGTATAAAAACAAGAATTTCAAAGTCACAATACCTATAGCTATTTCAAGTTATCCACTGAATAGGCTTTCAACAAATCCAATTTGTGAAAGCTACATCTACATGTGTTTTATCACACATttgaacaaattttaaaaaatccaaGCTCCTAAACTTAACTTGAATGTTATGCTAAAACTTTATTTGGGCAATGCAATAAACATACTGTACTTTTTCAATAATTTCCTCTCTTTTCCACATATCAATCGAATTTGTTTCCTTTGTAATCATATACTTCTAACAAATCAAATACACTGCACAGTTATTTTCTGTAAAAAATCTGAGCGGCTAGTCAAATTCTAGCCAATTATACTTTTTCGCAAAAAAAAAAGACACTGAAAAATCGAAAACAAAGCATAAATTCGAGgctagaagatgaaaaaaaaaagggacctGGTAATGTAAAAAGGGACGCTCCTGCAAGCGCTTGAATTCGGCTGGCTTCTCGAAGTACTTCTCCATCATATCAATGAACCTATCGTTATCTTCAGCCGTACAGCGTGGATCCTTAACCAGTAAAGCCCCGGTTTCTTTGAGGAGTCGACTCACCTCGTGGCACAACTCGGTGAGTCCACTCACTCGCTTTGTAGACTCACCTTCACGATTGCCGGCATCGGCAATCGCCAAATACGGCGCTAGATCTATCACCGGCAACTCCATCTGTCGATTTTTCTTTTGAGACAAAATTCTGTGATGTTAAAATCtggattttcttttatttatttatttatttttccttttaaagAGAGAATACGTGAAGTGAGAGAGGAAAGCAAGTAATATTGTGGGCTATTTTGTGATGGCGGGAGAGGAGAGTTTTATAGGGTGCAGCGGGGCATAGGCTATCACGCTAAGGTTCTCCAATTATGCAATAAggaataataacaaatttaggtttcaatatttatatattttatcaatttggtccttattattTTTGAGCTAAAATTTAACTATTAACCTTTCAAAAAGAATCAAATCACTTTTTCTTAACAGTGCtaactaaaatattatttttcaccGTGTTTCGTGACAATTCACGTGATAGCCTGCGTATATTTTATGCTAATATGACACCATTTATTTTATATGTCAcgtcaataaataattttaaaattattcaaaaaataaaaaatatgaaaaggtcattaaaattaaaaaatagcaTGAATATATGGATCGTTATACAGGttgtcatgtttaaaattttatgtttttgttagtATTTTCGTTAAAAATAATTCAACTCTCTTTAAAATATTCATGATTAAATTTGAttcttttaaaagattaaatgtcaaatttaactaaaatgaataaaagtcaaattaataaaaaatataagtattaaagactaaatttattattatgccaaTAATATCCTAGACTAATTTTAGGAATATAAATTGCAGTTGCTATACTCTTTTTTTCTTTGCGTGTGTTTTATAAAATTCAACCATTATAAAATCGAAGCGAATATTTTCGATTTTTAAAAATGGGAATATTTGTTATTTTGTTCATTGGTTTTCtctgaaaattaattttatataatatttttaaattatttttataaatttaaatataataaatttattttatattataaaaatacatatttggccaaaaaatattataaaaataaatttaatcataaattagataataaaaattttattcaaaataaattaattataaattagagACAATACTACGATAAATAATTGTATTCATTTAGTATTCTTAATAAGATGTATTTCATGtgttttgtgaaaaataaaatagaatcaaataaataaaataaagaacacataaattttacgtggaaaccctttcggaaaaaaaaccacaggcaagaggagaagaaaattcactatgtcgaaaaatttttactcaaatacaagaggaatagactatgtctatttataggcttgcaaagccatattctagtaggattgaaacaccttatcctaatcaatataaaatagatggagtttaataaggtttaaaaccttattctaaaataaaataaaagaagtctagttctatatggattttacttttattttattttccatcgtattttatttaaataagaatttgggtcacttaattctaacaatctccaccttgacacaaattctcaatgaacaagttcttcatcgcgaactttcaataaacaagttcttcacctcttccaaaaaacccttaagggtttaacttcaacaatgaacaccaaccaagtctaagcaatgctcaaacttggttataggaagtgacttagtcatcatatctgcaggattttcatgagtgctaattttgctcacaacaatatcaccacgagcaataatatcacgaacaaaatgataccgaatatcaatgtgttttgttctctcatgaaacatttgatcttttgtaagaaagatggcactgattgtcaccctttgcaacaagccttgctttatatccgggttcttcaactcccgagtccttctttctttttaaacacccatttacaacgaatgacctttttacctttaggaagttttacaagatcccatgttactgtttttgtggagtgattccatctcctcttgcatagcaaacatccacttttcgagtcttcacactaatcgcctcgaataattaaatggctcttgattcgcatctatatcttcaccacatttaaagcataagcaactagatcaacctcggcatacttctttggaggtttaatttctcttcttgtcctgtttttggcgatagagtattgcggtgaagaagcaactctattctcaattttgtcttggcttgaggagttgattcgtattaatcgatgctccaccgcttttggttttctttattggaagagtctttaagagataagttaggtagcatagcggtttcatcaaaaacaacatctctgctaatcacaacttttctattttcaggacaccataacttatagccttttacaccactttataaccaagaaaacgcatttaatggatctcggttccaattttccattatcaacatgagcatacgcagacacccaaaaatctttaaatcgaataattagcgggattaccggaccatacctcttgtggagtcttttctcaatggcagcggatggagatcggttgatcaaaaacatgcgatgaggtcgcttcgcccaaaatgacttcggtaagttggcatttgacaacatacatcgaaccttctccatgatcgttcgttcattcgttcgcaacgccgcttttctttgtggagtatgacgaacgtcaagtgtctcatgatccttccgacttgcacaatctattaaactcatcgagcgaactctaagccattgtgcgtatggaggtattttatctgcttttccgtctgtttttcaatcataattttccaagacttaaatgtggaaaacacatcgcttttcgcttctgggaagaacgcccaaactttttcggaaaaatcatcaataaaggttagcatataattagctccacctctcgaaggcactctggacggccccccacgatcgaatggatatactccaacgtttccttcgtgttatggattcctctagtgaatcgaactctctttgcttcccaaaacacaatgctcacgaaattcggtttgcaaattccttgcccattaagaagtcctcttttgcttaattcgccatgccattctcactcatatgccctaggcgcatatgccaaagtttagtaatatcatcatcgacaaggaagaggaagcggcaattgcatcaccgatatgatgagaacctgtaaaacatataacttggcaatctttctttgccctttcatcacaacaagggaccctttgaaatctttaaaaccccactttcaattgtgtatctgcacccttttgaatcaagagtactcaacgaaattaaatttcttttcaattcggaacatgccgcacgtcactaagtgttcgacaactccatcaaacatcttaactttaattgttccaacactgcgattttacatgaagcattatttcccatcaaaacaacaccttcagaatcttgtttcataagttgtaaaccaatcccgattgggactcatgtggaaggtgcagctgaatcaagtatccactcctcgcttactttagaatcattgatgaagcaactagaagttcaccatcgctgtagtcttctacaacatcgcttcaccgaatttttcatttgttttccttttgattcgcacctccttttaatcttattttgtagcttatagcactcagatttaatgtgccctttcttcttgcgaagttgcaagttttacctctgtttgaagatttcgatctacccttagatttaccacgaggattccgttctcgtgttctaccacgatcatcatcaacattccggtcttgtctcccacgaacaatgagaccctctccacgagagttgggtttaaccacaagatgcttcatcttatcatacgaggttaaagaatcataaacctcatcaagcgtgagagactcgcggctatataaaatcgtgtctctaaaggttgaataagacgggcaacgaacaaagtagaatcaaccctagatcttccttatcatcttgaacctccatggcctccaagtttgagagaatttctttaaacacctgttaagtgttcgtgtctgacgcaccttcctccaaacgatgagcataaagacgccgcttcatatgcaacttgcttgttagagttttcaacatacatatttgttctagcctcttccataatgcgtggcgttttctctttcatcacatcccgcaaaatttcgttggacaaatgcagatgtaattgtgttaatgcctttcgatccttacgcttatTCTCTTCAtccgttaatgtcgaaggcatcttatctatcctagcaggggcatcctctagatccatctgcaagaagcgcttgcatcttaatttgccacaacgcaaatcggtgttgcgatccaacaatgaatttcatacttcaaagacgccattaccgtgatcgagataaataacccggaagctctgataccaatttgtgaaaaataaaatagaatcaaataaataaaaataaagaacacataaattttacgtggaaaccctttcggaaaaaaaaccacgagcagaggagaagaaaattcactatgtcgaaaaatttttactcaaatacaagaggaatagactatgtctatttataggcttgcaaagccatattctagtaggattgaaacaccttatctaatcaatataaaatagatggagtttaataaggtttaaaaccttattctaaaataaaataaaagaagtctagttctatatggattttacttttattttattttccatcgtattttatttaaataagaatttgggtcttAATTCTAACATGTTTCAATTTCGTTTTACTTacaatctctttttttttaattttaatatcgtACATACTTCATATGTCATTAGTAGTAGTTAGTTTCAAAtcatatattttgttatttattatatgttatttttagacACACATTTGTGTTCTAAATATTTGATTTCTCCACATATACGCATGCGATAGCGTTTCTAGTATATCTAGTGATCGaaagtttttatataaaaataattaaacatttttAATAATGCtcataatataacataaaatgtAATGGTCAAATTGTCTAAATAATATTCATACCGAAATTATGCACATTCGTAAAAAGTACTATAGTTTTACATCGGTATGAGTAGATCTCTTCTCTTTATATAGATTATAGTAAAATTTATTAGGAAAAAGTATTCATATCCCTTGAGGTTTGATAAAAAAATTCACTTTATCTTCTTATGTTTTGGAAAATACTCGCTTATTCTTTAAGGTTTGACGAAAAATATAATaaggttaaaattattattatttaaaattgggataaatctcaaaattacacATGAGCTTTGATTCATTGTGCATTTTGATACATAAACTTTGTATTCGAAttgagtgacccgaatccttattaaaataaaatacagtggtaaaataaaataaaagtaaaatccatatataactatattttttttttagaataaggtttttaaaccttattacaattcatctatttgatattgattagaataatgtGTTTTAaccttactacactcctattaaaatatggttttacaagcttatatagacatagtctactcctcttataatcattcgaattcgacatagtgagtTATCTTCTCCTCCGCTCATgattttttttccgaaagggttttcacgtaaaaatctatgttctttattttttctttctcttttctttgcgataCATTGTCATTATTGACGTTCTATTTTTCACACCttgatttggtgcaattatacaaATGAAAATTTGGTTGAGGTTCAAATGAATgcatgaaactttaattttattcaatcatacatatttaaagaaataaatacatcaatttatttttatgttgaataaattaattatttatgtatgcaatcaGGGGCGAAGCTAGAACAAATTGTTAGGggtggataaaattttaattttttatagtttatatctttataatttgtaaatgattaaatcgaatttttataattttaggaggggccaaagtgcaattttacctttactaatttaaaatttttaaaaaatttaagggccaaaataataaatttacattttagggggcGGGCCCATGCAGACCCCCCAGCTTACTGTATGcaatatgtaaaaataaaatgatgttatgTAAGTAATTATGTTAATAGTTTGTGATAatttgatcaaattaaaatttcctGTATAAAATTGCACATTAGACCAAAGTGAATGTatagttttgagatttatccctttaataaaattttatatactacaaatataatatatacttG
Above is a genomic segment from Gossypium arboreum isolate Shixiya-1 chromosome 8, ASM2569848v2, whole genome shotgun sequence containing:
- the LOC108470098 gene encoding uncharacterized protein LOC108470098 yields the protein MELPVIDLAPYLAIADAGNREGESTKRVSGLTELCHEVSRLLKETGALLVKDPRCTAEDNDRFIDMMEKYFEKPAEFKRLQERPFLHYQVGVTPEGVEVPRSLVDEEMQEMLRAMPKEHQPLIPKGPDPKWRYMWRVGPRPSKTRFQELNSEPVIPEGFPEWKETMDSWGYKMISAIEAVAEMAAIGFGLPKDAFTSLMKQGPHLLAPTGSDLKRYGQEGTVFAGYHYDLNFLTIHGRSRFPGLNIWLRNGQKIEVKVPIGCLLIQTGKQIEWLTAGECTAGMHEVVVTKRTIDAIKLASEQNRSLWRVSSTLFAHIASDAVLKPLGHFAESPLASKYPSICAGEFVEQELSVINLKGNKGES